In Streptomyces nojiriensis, one genomic interval encodes:
- a CDS encoding non-ribosomal peptide synthetase, whose product MTESTARPVLLSPTRLADVRRRSGDYCDTTIARACAIALAYWATGQSPDGLELTPGTLFADVLGWADNGGGAPPGWQVGTDGAVGQDSQDSQEGRQGRSITLPEGVVRADAQLALDDLADFPDRPLSTVGPSGIAQRLATLAEWNDTGADRIRPTIVEMFREQARLRPDAVAVVDEHRSLTYGQAAELSAQLAHHLIERGVTAEQVVAISLDRSAAMVIGLLGVLQAGAAFVPLDPQWPAARRSVVIADARVVLQLNDSGEHAPDEPPAVPVDLGDWRFGCYPGEGTGVTVPGDALAYVIFTSGSTGRPKGAMIRHEAISERLLWQVDEILGFGHDDASLFKAPLSFDISINEIFLPLVCGGRLVVLRPGGERDPHHLLSVIAEHRVTFTYLVSSMLDVLLEIAGDSGGLDSLRHVWCGGEVLTPELYERFRTRLDIPMYHGYGPAETTIGVSHVIYRGAAERLSTSIGKANPNTQLYVLDEELRPVPVGVGGELYVGGFLLGRGYVGAPGLTASRFVANPFATDGSRLYRTGDLARFAPDGSLDFLGRADNQIKIRGMRLEIEDVEAGLAEHPAVRHTCVVAKKNTAGGTYLVGYVIPATGSEGLSADEVKEWATGHMVEYMVPAHIVVMKEFPLTANGKLDRGALPEPQAGAGAFAPPVTENERLVCAAVAAVLRRDAVGVDQDFFRLGGDSILAISLLSALREAGLHVTARQIFTHSVVGALAAVADREAAAVDHGDVATGTVVGSPIVQWLGATTDAIDGFVQSVVLNTPANLTADALDAVLTAVVARHDMLRAKLVRGERWSFEIPSADRAAARWQESDRPLDECVALATDGLDPAGGVMLRAVWRRGARQLVLVAHHVVIDGVSWRILMEDLSTAWRRYVSGAPIDLPPVGTSFRRWTQLLGRAGFEADRAHYLRALPGADLPLGRRALSPADTVARERTATFPVGPDVTAALLGEVPARFHAGVNDVLLTALAVTLARWRRDLGQDQTFAHIELEGHGREGRHVADSAGFEPELSRTVGWFTTLFPVTVDPGPAADLTAPAYLVAALKAVKEDLARVPGNGISYGALRYLAGTAFDAPAPQVLFNYLGRFDAGSSGDWELAHTTGQLGEKRDPGMRLPRALEFNAIAEPAAAGGAYELVTTLSWPDGLLTDRDIETIGGYFREALAGLAALAALDLAALGLGGHSPSDFGMPALTQADVDELDGPALRDVLALTPLQEGLYFHSVFDDDSAGSYVEQQLLTLDGEVDADRLAAAATRLLTLFPNLAARFTALADGRVVSVLEGGVQAPFTTLDRPGTTDEEIREHAERDRRAGFDLASGPLMRYTLIRTGPARSVLVQTVHHIIADGWSVPPMLRALLAEYHAPGTVHPLGGFTDYVRWLAERDEDESDRVWREQLAGLPGPSLVAEGRTPSDRFADTATAPEGDLDEAARSAGVPLSAAVHSAWAATLGGLLHSRDVVFGSTVSGRDADVPGIADMVGLFINTIPVRARWAAATPARDLLASVRDHQSAVLAHQHVSLARISRLTGAGPLFDTLVVFDVATDVADLRGPGDTLVISDIVNEGAPHYPLTLVVERALDGRPRFNLIYDGALVRESTARTVLHTFTRTLTGLLTRPDDLVDELAPTGPRTPAPITPTTLGALFDAAARRDPAATAVTRCALDGGSRSLTYGELADAKDELASALRAAGVRPGERVAVAVPRSSEQVVALVAVVTAGGAYVPLDLAYPDGRLEYILADAAPQVVLVDREHRERFTRLLARAGVPARVLVQGELPEQDARVTGDAAGRGPDWHDPAYVIYTSGSTGRPKGVVVPHSSVVTLLANTRPDMDFGPHDVWVQFHSYSFDFAVWELWGALAHGAELLVPEYALTRSPVDFHRLVRERRVTVLNQTPSAFYQFIEADRHADEPVTTLRRIIFGGEALDPGRLRGWVERYGTASPELVNMYGITETTVHVTHRVLTDGDFRPGADVSPIGGPIPGLVTHLLDDRLRPVPPGRVGAIYVAGDQVSLGYLGRPSLTAGRFVADPFAGDGSRMYHTGDLARRTLDGELEFTGRADDQVQLKGFRIELGEVESAIRELDGVVDAAVTVADSADHLVAHVVGGVPLDTAALAGLLAPKLPAHMIPGLVLPVDALPLTVNGKLDRKALTARAASHDVPHDVPAAAAGSTAGYALTALVDIFTETLPGTAADGDSDFFRAGGDSILAITVVNRARALGLAISPRDVFLLRTPRALAEHLATSGPHPAAPAAPAPALREDGPLTPTPIILRRRELGGSLARFAQARALVTAEGTGHADAERAANAVVAAHPALRLRLRTEHGVWALRTEPARAVTVVRSDAPDATAAADEAAGRLDPEAGDVIAFTWLDATRTLVVTVHHLAVDAVSWLILLDDIATALRGNPLAPPTTPYAEYAQALADRSAQETDGLGHWITTLQAPPLLPVAERPRETTVVLPPEAGDLVTRTAPAALGVGLTELLCGALRTALTRIQSSPTDLAIELERHGRVPAAAHHDYTRTVGWFTAIAPVRLTAHTDPVAAAREVAERQPDERAHAAYGGLRYLNPQTAPLLTARPQVLFNYLGRGAESQALHVTGADEGSPYAVEVNAWTDAATGSLHAVFTLAEGIPDEITGHWRAALEHIAAAATTAERTAPVTPLQRGLFFQAQLAGPAGHYVAQSWFTFDRRLDTGALADAMAWVIARHPVVGAGFTTDDDGRAVQVLGAGRRVGVRTVDLATDAEVDALLARDRDTGFDPGEPPLIRLTVVRLPGDRDGLLLSYHLLLWDGWSREIVLRDLFDAYEAAVAGELTPPAPATPAFEDHARALDAKDPAVSERFWARHLAGLPGPTLLAGPAPALVDGLPRTLVHTLSAEESQLLRDVARTYGVTLNSVLTGAFGLLLGARTGRADAVFGVTVSGREGEDLSEVVGVLLNTVPMWTRARPDDTVGDYLTAVQAARVEAMEHEHLGLGEIQRAGGHDTLFDNLFVLQNFLDMDAFAEMNTRHGITAVRADDSTHYPFTWVVTPGDRLTVKLEYRDHDTGAARGLLDDYVDLLGNLARATGPLGALPGAGPRPVPAARTAVGTDTVVDRFDLAADRDPRRVALVARGRTMTFERLRDRSRELAGVLAARGIGPGTTVALAVPRSLDSIVALFAVLRAGAAYVPLELDHPDERIAAIVADARPDVTLTVSAVSPRLTGALIELDRPLPEAEPVVTFAPDDPDRLRHPAYTIYTSGSTGRPKGVVTEYAGLTNMLINHQRRIFEPVLADHGHRVFRIAHTVSFAFDMSWEELLWLADGHEVHICDEELRRDAPRLVEYCLEHGIDVINVTPTYAQQLVAEGLLDHPQRRPALVLLGGEAVTPTLWQRLAETEGTAGYNLYGPTEYTINTLGVGTFECQDPVVGVAIDNTDVYVLDPWLRPLPDGVPGELYVAGIGIARGYLGQPAQTADRFVACPFGAPGERMYRTGDLVARRPDGNLVYLGRTDQQVKIRGHRVEPGEVEAAFAAHPAVRFTAAVAQPDPQVDGAYRLAAYLVLDGSDLAAVAAEVGAGLPDFLRPTHYARVDRIPLTVNGKADTKALPEAKPLGTLTTAGERGPETGTETVVCEFFAEALDLDDDEVSALSDFVSLGGHSMLAVRLIGLLRREYGPVITVRDLFTLRTPEMIARHLDENS is encoded by the coding sequence ATGACGGAATCGACCGCTCGTCCCGTGCTGCTTTCTCCCACCCGCCTGGCCGACGTGCGCCGGCGATCCGGCGACTACTGCGACACGACCATCGCCCGGGCGTGCGCCATCGCGCTGGCCTACTGGGCCACGGGACAGAGCCCCGACGGCCTGGAACTCACCCCCGGCACCCTCTTCGCCGACGTCCTCGGCTGGGCGGACAACGGCGGCGGCGCACCGCCCGGCTGGCAGGTCGGGACGGACGGCGCGGTCGGCCAGGACAGTCAGGACAGCCAGGAGGGCCGGCAGGGCCGGAGCATCACCCTCCCGGAAGGCGTCGTACGGGCCGACGCGCAGCTCGCCCTGGACGACCTGGCCGACTTCCCGGACCGGCCCCTCTCCACCGTCGGGCCGTCCGGCATCGCGCAGCGGCTCGCGACCCTGGCCGAATGGAACGACACCGGGGCGGACCGGATCCGCCCGACCATCGTCGAGATGTTCCGCGAGCAGGCCCGCCTGCGGCCGGACGCCGTCGCCGTCGTCGACGAGCACCGCTCGCTGACCTACGGGCAGGCGGCCGAGCTCTCCGCCCAGCTGGCCCACCACCTGATCGAACGCGGCGTCACCGCCGAACAGGTCGTCGCCATCTCCCTGGACCGCTCCGCCGCCATGGTGATCGGCCTGCTCGGCGTGCTCCAGGCGGGAGCCGCGTTCGTACCGCTCGACCCGCAGTGGCCCGCCGCGCGCCGCTCCGTCGTGATCGCCGACGCCCGCGTCGTACTGCAGCTCAACGACTCGGGCGAACACGCCCCGGACGAACCGCCGGCCGTCCCCGTCGACCTCGGCGACTGGCGGTTCGGCTGCTACCCCGGCGAGGGGACCGGCGTCACCGTCCCCGGCGACGCCCTCGCCTATGTGATCTTCACGTCCGGTTCGACCGGCCGGCCCAAGGGCGCGATGATCCGCCACGAGGCCATCAGCGAGCGCCTGCTGTGGCAGGTCGACGAGATCCTGGGCTTCGGCCACGACGACGCGTCCCTGTTCAAGGCGCCGCTGTCCTTCGACATCTCCATCAACGAGATCTTCCTGCCGCTGGTGTGCGGCGGCCGGCTGGTGGTCCTGCGCCCCGGCGGCGAACGCGACCCGCACCACCTGCTGAGCGTGATCGCCGAGCACCGCGTCACCTTCACCTACCTCGTGTCGTCCATGCTGGACGTACTGCTGGAGATCGCGGGCGACTCCGGGGGCCTCGACAGCCTGCGGCACGTGTGGTGCGGCGGCGAGGTGCTGACCCCGGAGCTGTACGAGCGCTTCCGCACCCGGCTCGACATACCCATGTACCACGGCTACGGCCCGGCCGAGACGACCATCGGCGTCTCGCACGTGATCTACCGGGGCGCTGCGGAACGTCTGTCGACATCGATCGGCAAGGCCAACCCCAACACCCAGCTGTACGTGCTGGACGAAGAACTGCGCCCGGTCCCGGTCGGGGTCGGCGGCGAGCTGTACGTCGGAGGGTTCCTGCTCGGGCGCGGATACGTCGGCGCGCCCGGCCTGACCGCCTCCCGGTTCGTCGCGAACCCCTTCGCCACGGACGGGTCCCGGCTGTACCGCACCGGTGACCTCGCCCGCTTCGCCCCCGACGGATCCCTGGACTTCCTCGGCCGCGCCGACAACCAGATCAAGATCCGCGGCATGCGGCTGGAGATCGAGGACGTCGAGGCCGGCCTCGCCGAGCACCCCGCGGTACGCCACACCTGCGTCGTCGCGAAGAAGAACACGGCCGGCGGCACCTACCTCGTGGGCTACGTGATCCCCGCCACCGGGAGCGAGGGCCTGAGCGCCGACGAGGTCAAGGAGTGGGCCACCGGGCACATGGTGGAGTACATGGTGCCCGCCCACATCGTCGTGATGAAGGAGTTCCCGCTCACGGCGAACGGCAAGCTCGACCGGGGTGCGCTGCCGGAGCCCCAGGCCGGCGCGGGTGCGTTCGCCCCGCCCGTCACCGAGAACGAGCGCCTGGTGTGCGCGGCGGTCGCGGCGGTGCTGCGGCGTGACGCGGTCGGCGTCGACCAGGACTTCTTCCGGCTCGGCGGGGACAGCATCCTGGCGATCTCCCTGCTGAGCGCCCTGCGCGAAGCGGGCCTGCACGTCACGGCCCGCCAGATCTTCACCCACAGCGTCGTGGGCGCGCTGGCGGCGGTCGCGGACCGCGAGGCCGCCGCCGTGGACCACGGCGACGTCGCCACCGGTACGGTCGTGGGATCGCCGATCGTGCAGTGGCTCGGCGCGACCACGGACGCCATCGACGGCTTCGTGCAGTCGGTGGTGCTCAACACCCCGGCGAACCTGACGGCCGACGCGCTCGACGCCGTCCTCACCGCCGTGGTCGCACGGCACGACATGCTGCGCGCCAAGTTGGTGCGGGGCGAGCGCTGGAGCTTCGAGATCCCGTCGGCGGACCGCGCCGCGGCGCGCTGGCAGGAGAGCGACCGGCCCCTCGACGAGTGCGTCGCGCTCGCCACCGACGGGCTGGACCCGGCCGGCGGCGTGATGCTGCGCGCCGTCTGGCGCCGCGGGGCGCGCCAGCTGGTCCTCGTCGCCCACCACGTGGTGATCGACGGCGTGTCCTGGCGGATCCTGATGGAGGACCTCTCCACGGCCTGGCGCCGGTACGTCTCGGGCGCGCCCATCGACCTGCCCCCGGTGGGCACGTCGTTCCGGCGCTGGACGCAGCTGCTGGGGCGCGCGGGGTTCGAAGCCGACCGCGCCCACTACCTGCGCGCCCTGCCGGGGGCGGACCTGCCGCTGGGCCGGCGCGCGCTGTCCCCGGCCGACACCGTCGCCCGGGAACGCACGGCGACCTTCCCGGTCGGCCCCGACGTCACGGCCGCGCTGCTGGGCGAGGTCCCCGCCCGGTTCCACGCGGGCGTCAACGACGTGCTGCTGACCGCGCTCGCCGTCACCCTTGCCCGGTGGCGCCGCGACCTCGGCCAGGACCAGACGTTCGCGCACATCGAACTGGAGGGCCACGGACGCGAAGGACGCCACGTGGCGGACTCCGCCGGCTTCGAGCCGGAACTGTCGCGGACCGTCGGCTGGTTCACCACCCTGTTCCCGGTGACCGTCGACCCCGGCCCGGCCGCCGACCTCACGGCTCCCGCCTACCTGGTCGCCGCGCTCAAGGCGGTCAAGGAGGACCTCGCCCGCGTGCCGGGCAACGGCATCTCCTACGGCGCCCTGCGCTACCTGGCCGGCACCGCGTTCGACGCGCCCGCACCCCAGGTGCTGTTCAACTACCTGGGCCGGTTCGACGCGGGTTCCTCCGGGGACTGGGAACTCGCGCACACCACCGGCCAGTTGGGCGAGAAGCGCGACCCCGGGATGCGGCTGCCGCGCGCCCTGGAGTTCAACGCGATCGCCGAACCCGCCGCGGCCGGCGGCGCGTACGAACTGGTCACCACCCTCTCCTGGCCCGACGGGCTGCTCACCGACCGGGACATCGAGACCATCGGCGGGTACTTCCGCGAGGCCCTGGCCGGACTGGCCGCACTGGCCGCACTCGACCTGGCCGCACTCGGTCTGGGCGGCCATTCGCCGAGCGACTTCGGCATGCCCGCGCTCACCCAGGCCGACGTCGACGAGCTGGACGGCCCGGCACTGCGGGACGTCCTGGCGCTGACCCCGCTCCAGGAGGGCCTCTACTTCCACTCGGTGTTCGACGACGACTCCGCGGGCAGCTACGTCGAACAGCAGCTCCTGACCCTGGACGGAGAGGTGGACGCCGACCGGCTCGCGGCGGCGGCCACCCGCCTGCTCACGCTCTTCCCCAACCTGGCCGCACGGTTCACGGCCCTCGCCGACGGCCGCGTGGTCTCCGTACTGGAGGGCGGGGTCCAGGCCCCGTTCACCACCCTGGACCGCCCCGGCACCACCGACGAGGAGATCCGCGAGCACGCCGAGCGCGACCGCCGCGCCGGATTCGACCTGGCGAGCGGCCCGCTGATGCGGTACACGCTGATCCGCACGGGCCCCGCCCGCAGCGTCCTGGTGCAGACCGTGCACCACATCATCGCCGACGGCTGGTCGGTGCCGCCGATGCTCCGCGCGCTGCTGGCCGAGTACCACGCACCGGGGACCGTGCACCCGCTCGGCGGCTTCACCGACTACGTGCGCTGGCTCGCCGAACGCGACGAGGACGAGAGCGACCGGGTGTGGCGCGAACAGCTCGCCGGGCTCCCCGGCCCCTCGCTGGTCGCCGAGGGGCGCACGCCGTCCGACCGGTTCGCCGACACCGCCACCGCGCCGGAGGGGGACCTGGACGAGGCCGCCCGGTCCGCCGGGGTACCGCTCAGCGCGGCCGTGCACAGCGCCTGGGCGGCCACGCTCGGCGGCCTCCTGCACTCCAGGGACGTCGTCTTCGGCTCCACGGTGTCCGGGCGCGACGCGGACGTGCCCGGCATCGCGGACATGGTCGGTCTGTTCATCAACACGATCCCCGTGCGCGCCCGGTGGGCCGCCGCCACCCCGGCGCGCGACCTCCTCGCCTCGGTACGGGACCACCAGAGCGCGGTGCTGGCGCACCAGCACGTCTCACTGGCGCGCATCAGCCGCCTGACCGGGGCCGGCCCGCTCTTCGACACCCTGGTGGTGTTCGACGTGGCGACCGATGTGGCCGACCTGCGCGGACCCGGGGACACGCTCGTCATCAGCGACATCGTGAACGAGGGCGCCCCGCACTACCCGTTGACCCTCGTGGTGGAGCGCGCGCTCGACGGCCGCCCCCGGTTCAACCTGATCTACGACGGCGCGCTCGTGCGGGAGTCGACCGCCCGGACGGTCCTGCACACCTTCACCCGCACCCTCACCGGCCTGCTCACCCGGCCGGACGACCTCGTCGACGAACTGGCCCCCACGGGCCCCCGGACCCCGGCGCCGATCACCCCGACGACGCTGGGCGCGCTGTTCGACGCCGCCGCGCGGCGCGATCCGGCCGCCACCGCCGTCACCCGCTGCGCCCTCGACGGCGGGAGCCGGTCACTGACCTACGGTGAACTGGCCGACGCGAAGGACGAGCTGGCCTCGGCCCTGCGCGCCGCCGGTGTCCGGCCGGGCGAACGGGTCGCCGTCGCCGTACCGCGCTCCTCGGAACAGGTCGTCGCCCTCGTCGCCGTCGTCACCGCGGGCGGTGCGTACGTACCGCTCGACCTCGCGTACCCGGACGGACGCCTGGAGTACATCCTCGCCGACGCGGCTCCGCAGGTCGTGCTCGTGGACCGGGAGCACCGGGAGCGCTTCACGCGGCTGCTGGCCCGGGCGGGCGTACCGGCCCGTGTGCTCGTCCAGGGGGAGCTGCCGGAGCAGGACGCCCGGGTCACCGGGGACGCTGCCGGGCGGGGGCCCGACTGGCACGATCCCGCCTACGTGATCTACACGTCCGGGTCGACCGGCCGGCCCAAGGGCGTCGTCGTCCCGCACTCCAGCGTGGTGACCCTGCTCGCGAACACCCGGCCCGACATGGACTTCGGCCCGCACGACGTGTGGGTCCAGTTCCACTCGTACTCCTTCGACTTCGCGGTCTGGGAGCTGTGGGGCGCGCTGGCGCACGGCGCCGAGCTGCTCGTGCCGGAGTACGCGCTGACCCGCTCACCCGTCGACTTCCACCGCCTGGTGCGCGAGCGCCGGGTGACCGTCCTCAACCAGACCCCGTCGGCCTTCTACCAGTTCATCGAGGCCGACCGGCACGCCGACGAGCCCGTCACCACCCTGCGCCGGATCATCTTCGGGGGCGAGGCACTGGACCCCGGGCGGCTGCGCGGCTGGGTCGAGCGGTACGGTACGGCCTCGCCCGAGCTGGTCAACATGTACGGCATCACCGAGACCACCGTGCACGTCACGCACCGGGTCCTGACCGACGGGGACTTCCGCCCCGGCGCCGACGTCAGCCCGATCGGAGGCCCGATCCCCGGCCTGGTCACCCATCTGCTCGACGACCGGCTCCGGCCGGTCCCGCCGGGCCGGGTGGGCGCCATCTACGTCGCCGGCGACCAGGTCTCCCTCGGCTACCTGGGCCGCCCGTCCCTCACCGCGGGCCGGTTCGTCGCGGACCCGTTCGCGGGCGACGGCTCCCGGATGTACCACACGGGCGACCTCGCCCGCCGTACCCTCGACGGCGAGCTCGAGTTCACCGGCCGCGCCGACGACCAGGTCCAGCTCAAGGGCTTCCGCATCGAACTCGGTGAGGTGGAGTCCGCGATCCGGGAACTCGACGGCGTGGTCGACGCGGCCGTCACCGTGGCCGACAGCGCGGACCACCTGGTCGCGCACGTCGTGGGCGGGGTCCCCCTTGACACTGCCGCCCTCGCCGGCCTGCTGGCCCCGAAGCTGCCCGCCCACATGATCCCCGGCCTGGTCCTGCCCGTCGACGCCCTGCCGCTGACGGTCAACGGCAAACTGGACCGCAAGGCCCTGACCGCACGCGCCGCGTCGCACGACGTACCCCACGACGTACCGGCCGCCGCGGCCGGCTCCACGGCCGGCTACGCGCTCACCGCACTGGTCGACATCTTCACCGAGACCCTCCCCGGCACCGCCGCCGACGGCGACAGCGACTTCTTCCGGGCCGGCGGCGACAGCATCCTCGCCATCACCGTCGTCAACCGGGCCAGGGCCCTGGGACTCGCGATCTCCCCCCGGGACGTGTTCCTGCTCAGGACCCCGCGCGCGCTCGCCGAGCACCTGGCGACGAGCGGTCCGCACCCCGCGGCGCCCGCCGCACCCGCACCCGCCCTCCGTGAGGACGGCCCGCTGACACCGACCCCGATCATCCTGCGCCGGCGCGAACTCGGCGGATCCCTCGCCCGGTTCGCCCAGGCCCGGGCCCTGGTCACGGCCGAGGGCACCGGCCACGCCGACGCCGAGCGCGCCGCGAATGCCGTCGTCGCCGCCCACCCGGCCCTGCGGCTGCGGCTGCGCACCGAGCACGGGGTGTGGGCCCTGCGTACCGAACCCGCCCGCGCGGTCACCGTCGTACGCAGCGACGCGCCCGACGCCACGGCCGCGGCGGACGAAGCCGCCGGACGGCTCGACCCCGAGGCCGGGGACGTCATCGCGTTCACCTGGCTGGACGCCACCCGGACCCTCGTGGTCACCGTGCACCACCTCGCCGTCGACGCCGTCTCCTGGCTGATCCTGCTCGACGACATCGCCACCGCCCTGCGCGGGAACCCGCTCGCGCCGCCGACCACCCCCTACGCCGAGTACGCGCAGGCACTGGCCGACCGGTCGGCCCAGGAGACCGACGGCCTCGGGCACTGGATCACCACCCTCCAGGCACCCCCGCTGCTGCCCGTGGCCGAGCGGCCGCGCGAGACCACGGTGGTCCTCCCGCCCGAGGCCGGCGACCTCGTGACGCGCACCGCGCCCGCCGCACTCGGCGTCGGCCTCACCGAGCTGCTGTGCGGCGCGCTGCGCACCGCGCTGACCCGCATCCAGTCCTCGCCCACCGATCTGGCGATCGAGCTCGAGCGGCACGGCCGGGTCCCGGCCGCGGCACACCACGACTACACCCGTACGGTCGGCTGGTTCACCGCCATCGCCCCGGTGCGCCTCACGGCGCACACCGACCCCGTCGCCGCGGCCCGCGAGGTCGCCGAACGCCAGCCGGACGAGCGCGCGCACGCCGCGTACGGCGGGCTCCGGTACCTCAACCCGCAGACGGCCCCGCTGCTCACCGCCCGCCCGCAGGTCCTGTTCAACTACCTCGGCCGGGGCGCCGAGTCGCAGGCCCTCCACGTCACCGGCGCCGACGAGGGCAGCCCGTACGCCGTCGAGGTCAACGCCTGGACCGACGCGGCCACCGGAAGCCTGCACGCGGTCTTCACCCTCGCCGAGGGCATACCCGACGAGATCACCGGGCACTGGCGCGCCGCCCTGGAACACATCGCGGCCGCCGCCACGACCGCCGAGCGCACGGCCCCGGTCACCCCGCTCCAGCGCGGCCTGTTCTTCCAGGCGCAGCTGGCGGGGCCGGCCGGCCACTACGTCGCGCAGAGCTGGTTCACCTTCGACAGGCGCCTGGACACCGGCGCGCTGGCCGACGCCATGGCCTGGGTGATCGCCCGGCACCCGGTCGTCGGTGCCGGCTTCACCACCGACGACGACGGCAGGGCCGTCCAGGTCCTGGGCGCGGGCCGGCGGGTCGGCGTCCGTACGGTCGACCTCGCGACGGACGCGGAGGTCGACGCCCTGCTCGCCCGTGACCGCGACACGGGATTCGACCCGGGTGAGCCGCCGCTGATCCGCCTGACCGTGGTGCGGCTGCCCGGCGACCGCGACGGCCTGCTGCTCAGCTACCACCTGCTGCTGTGGGACGGCTGGTCCCGCGAGATCGTGCTGCGGGACCTGTTCGACGCCTACGAGGCCGCCGTCGCGGGCGAGCTGACGCCCCCGGCCCCGGCCACGCCCGCCTTCGAGGACCACGCCCGGGCGCTCGACGCCAAGGACCCGGCCGTCTCGGAACGCTTCTGGGCGCGGCACCTGGCCGGTCTCCCCGGCCCGACGCTGCTGGCCGGACCGGCGCCGGCCCTGGTCGACGGCCTGCCGCGCACCCTCGTGCACACCCTCTCCGCCGAAGAGTCGCAGCTGCTGCGGGACGTCGCCCGGACGTACGGCGTCACCCTCAACTCGGTGCTGACCGGAGCGTTCGGGCTCCTGCTGGGCGCCCGCACCGGCCGCGCCGACGCCGTGTTCGGCGTGACCGTCTCCGGCCGCGAGGGCGAGGACCTCTCCGAGGTCGTCGGCGTCCTGCTCAACACCGTCCCCATGTGGACCAGGGCCCGGCCGGACGACACCGTCGGGGACTACCTGACGGCCGTACAGGCGGCCCGGGTCGAGGCGATGGAGCACGAGCACCTCGGGCTCGGCGAGATCCAGCGGGCCGGCGGCCACGACACCCTGTTCGACAACCTGTTCGTCCTCCAGAACTTCCTGGACATGGACGCGTTCGCCGAGATGAACACCCGGCACGGCATCACCGCGGTCCGGGCCGACGACTCCACGCACTACCCGTTCACCTGGGTCGTCACCCCCGGCGACCGGCTCACCGTCAAACTGGAGTACCGCGACCACGACACCGGGGCCGCGCGAGGGCTCCTCGACGACTACGTGGACCTGCTCGGGAACCTGGCCCGCGCCACCGGGCCGCTGGGCGCGCTGCCCGGCGCGGGGCCCCGGCCGGTGCCCGCCGCGCGCACGGCGGTCGGTACGGACACCGTCGTCGACCGGTTCGACCTGGCGGCCGACCGCGATCCCCGGCGGGTCGCGCTCGTCGCCCGCGGCCGGACCATGACCTTCGAGCGGCTCCGCGACCGCAGCCGGGAGCTGGCGGGCGTGCTCGCCGCACGCGGCATCGGACCCGGGACGACGGTGGCCCTCGCCGTCCCGCGCTCCCTCGACTCGATCGTCGCCCTGTTCGCCGTACTGCGCGCGGGCGCCGCCTACGTCCCGCTGGAGCTCGACCACCCCGACGAGCGGATCGCCGCCATCGTCGCGGACGCCCGCCCGGACGTGACCCTCACCGTCAGCGCCGTCTCGCCCCGGCTGACCGGCGCCCTGATCGAACTGGACCGGCCCCTGCCCGAGGCCGAGCCGGTCGTGACCTTCGCCCCCGACGACCCGGACCGCCTGCGCCACCCCGCGTACACGATCTACACCTCCGGATCCACCGGCAGGCCGAAGGGCGTGGTCACCGAGTACGCCGGACTCACCAACATGCTGATCAACCACCAGCGCCGGATCTTCGAGCCGGTACTGGCGGACCACGGCCACCGGGTCTTCCGCATCGCCCACACCGTGTCCTTCGCCTTCGACATGTCGTGGGAGGAACTGCTCTGGCTCGCCGACGGCCACGAGGTGCACATCTGCGACGAGGAACTGCGCCGCGACGCCCCCCGTCTGGTCGAGTACTGCCTGGAGCACGGGATCGACGTCATCAACGTGACCCCGACCTACGCGCAGCAGCTGGTGGCCGAAGGCCTGCTCGACCACCCCCAGCGGCGGCCGGCCCTGGTGCTGCTGGGCGGCGAGGCCGTCACCCCGACCCTGTGGCAGCGGCTCGCAGAGACCGAGGGCACGGCCGGTTACAACCTCTACGGACCCACCGAGTACACCATCAACACCCTGGGCGTCGGCACCTTCGAATGCCAGGACCCGGTGGTGGGCGTGGCCATCGACAACACGGACGTGTACGTCCTGGACCCGTGGCTGCGGCCGCTGCCGGACGGAGTCCCCGGCGAGCTGTACGTGGCGGGCATCGGCATCGCGCGCGGCTACCTCGGGCAGCCCGCCCAGACCGCGGACCGGTTCGTCGCCTGCCCCTTCGGCGCGCCCGGCGAACGCATGTACCGCACCGGAGACCTGGTGGCGCGACGGCCCGACGGGAACCTGGTGTACCTGGGCCGCACCGACCAGCAGGTCAAGATCCGCGGACACCGCGTCGAACCGGGCGAGGTGGAGGCCGCGTTCGCCGCGCACCCGGCGGTGCGGTTCACCGCCGCGGTCGCCCAGCCCGACCCGCAGGTCGACGGCGCGTACCGGCTGGCCGCCTACCTCGTGCTCGACGGCTCCGACCTGGCGGCGGTCGCCGCCGAGGTGGGCGCCGGGCTGCCGGACTTCCTGCGCCCGACGCACTACGCCCGGGTCGACCGCATCCCGCTGACCGTGAACGGGAAGGCCGACACCAAGGCGTTGCCGGAGGCCAAGCCGCTCGGCACGCTGACCACGGCGGGCGAGCGCGGACCGGAGACCGGGACCGAGACCGTCGTGTGCGAGTTCTTCGCCGAAGCACTCGACCTGGACGACGACGAGGTGAGCGCGTTGAGCGATTTCGTGTCCCTGGGAGGGCACTCCATGCTGGCGGTGCGGCTGATCGGCCTGCTCCGCCGGGAGTACGGTCCTGTGATCACGGTCCGTGATCTGTTCACGCTGCGAACCCCGGAAATGATTGCCCGTCACCTCGATGAAAACTCCTGA